In the genome of Impatiens glandulifera chromosome 6, dImpGla2.1, whole genome shotgun sequence, the window ATTGGCCATTTGTGAGAATAACAGTTGTTCTAAGTTTAGGCTAAATATGGTATGTACACACTAGAATGAATACACAACAACATTATATAGATGTAAAATAGTAGCGGCCTTGTTTGACAAAAAAAggcaaaatataatttcaaagttTGTTGTTGTACAGATGAAATCCAGCAACAGCCTCTAATAAGAATCGCGATAAATTGATTGAGATACCCACTTAAGATTCAAGTTTAACTTTCCTGATTTCGCTCCTTCTAACTCAAATGACTCTTTATATTCACCTTCCAGTAAAACCCTTGTCAAGGTTAAAATGCATCTCCCCATGTAGTCCTGAtgaatatgtatataaaatattatatgtaagcactaaatggaaatataataagaaatccaagaAAGGGTTTGCAAGTTCCATAATAAATTAGAGGAtacacaatttattattatcattattattttataagtaaagtTTTCTTGATTATGAGAAGTATAATAACTAAACTTTTAGAAATACCTTAAATTACTTACTGTCGTTATTTTCCGGTCTACTCCGCTTAGTAAAGAGGTATGCTAATTAAGGGCTACTACTACTTGAGGAAGTGGCAAATAATCGAGATCTCTCTTCTTCAATCAATCAACTAAGATTTATCATGGTATTTCACGCCAATGGTTGTCTTATTTATAAGCTTCATAACTGCTAAGCAGTTATCATAATATAACCTATTCCTTTCAGTATCACAACTAATTGACCATGTTACAAATTCTAGGTTTTGGGGGAATGTTGATGTTTGTAAAATTCTACTTTCTTGTTTTTCTACTTGTATGACTCTGTTtcgttttatttaatttatgtatgcTTCTAGCAAAGAGTGAGAATATAAGATTGCATTGTAAGTTAGGAGAGAATAATCCTAAATAACAACAAGACCTTgttcatttataaattatttggataagGAGgtggttattttaaaatatttttattcgatCTTGGTTATTTTAGTAAATGAGATGGGAAGTTTTGAAACCTTAACTCTACTTTTATGTGTTGGTCTGATCATCGCTTATATTACGAAACAAGAAATACTAGAATATTGACCTATAAGACATAATGAAAGAAGATATGCAATCGAGGTGCTCACCTTCCCAAAGGTGTCATGATCCCAGACTTCGAGAAGAAGCATATCATGTAATCCATCCTCTACGACAAAATCAAAAGTTTGATTCCATATCGGATTCAAACTATCATTCACAACCTAAgatcaacaaaaaaatatagaatGGTTAAAGACACAATTAACTTGTtcataatgaaatatttaagcTGCTTTTTTATACACATTCTTtcaatttgatcatgatttagAAATCTCAATTAACTAGAAAATAATCTGATAatgatccaaaaaataatctaatcatgataaaaaaaaaatctataccCAATAAagcaaaacattatttataaaataatttatataccaaatgaaacaacaaaaatcacactataatctaGATAGGATCACCTAAAAATGTTGCATTCCAAATAGGCTAAACAACAGTAAATgggaaagagaaattaaaaaataaatgaaaaagtgaTAGTGAAAGTAGCAGTTACCCTGGTTTTGTTCTTTGATCCTGTTTTCTTCATGGTTACCACAACATAAGGGTCAGCCTTCCCCATTAGGTCAGCAGGTGGCAAGTCATCTGCAGATATTACAGTAACAGAAAGTACACCTCTCACAATCACGTCCTTCTTTCGATCGGTCTCCTTTCCATTTCCATTGATTTCATTCCTTTCTGCACCATCTTTAAGAATTTTCTCTAGTGATGTCATTGAATACTTCGATCCAAATGGGTTGACGAATTCGGAATTCTTCATGCTGAAAGGGCAGTACAATAACTCCAGATGGACCTAGAAAgtatgtacaaataaatgagTCATAAAACAATGAAGAAGTTATCACCTAAAAGAAACATGACATTGGCCCATTTGAAAACACGTTTTATGCATACATTCGGAAAGTAAACTAACttaaagacaaataaaaaaatatgttatgtttcgatataattataaaaacaggTGTTTCAAAATTGTGCCATTATAAGCTAATGATAACTTATAGAAGAAACTCAAATGGAAGAAAATAAGAGATGTTAAACAAGCATTGAAATGGACACTTTTCAATGTCTCTCTCATTCATGCACACACATCTTAGATGATAACTACCAAGGAACCAAATGGGTCAATTCGAGTTCAATCTCATGAATCAAAACTGGAGAAGATTTTCCTAATATAAAGTATTGCATttgttacattttattttacattagtGCCTCTTAAATGTAAAAGGGAGTTTGAGAGAATAGGCTGTTTTGTTATCAACTTAAAATCTGTTATGTTTCTTAAGAATCAGAATGTCtcaaaaaaacaaatctatatAACAAATGCAGCAAAATAAATACACTCTAATTTGGATCACGCTTGGCCTTATTCCACGATACTAATTTGTATTTCCAAGAAACATTAACTTCAAACAGTTGGAGTTGTGTCTTCCCATCAAAATGTTCATTTATGCCCTATCTTGGAAGTTGTTCTTTTATTGAACTAGTCtcctttattttcttataaattgtAGTTCCATTGTAATAGTTTAGCATTCCAAATcaatcataaaatatatcaatCCATCCCCTTGTCATTTTTCTACAATTCTTATACCAAACGGAAGAAAAGGAAAAACTCCTTCCAGTTGTAACATTGACGATTTTCCAATGAGATTGTGACTAAGTACTAGTTTTTAAAGAGGCTCAttgaaataaatgttttaatttaaaaaataagtgaaaAGTAGTATATAGAGAAAAACAACATAAGAGTGAGAATTTTATTACCTGACCCCTGTTTTTGTTATCTCTCTGAACCTCCAAATCTTTGACTAATTTCAACCACACATCCTTCACTTTACCAGGAACCAGTTCATTCAGTTTTATTTGAGCACATCCAATTAATTCAGCTGCCTGAAGTCCTTCATCATCATAAACTTTTACTACCAAGTGTTGTgtggtatcatcttcaacaataaACTCAAAGTGCTCATTCCAGACTGGACACAATTCGTTGTTCTattggaaaacaaaaaataaaattacgaGGTTGACTATAAAACATCATACCAAtagaaagaaaatgataaagagAATAACTTACAATTATTTTGCTCGTCTTCATTCTATCAGGCAGGGGACGGATATATACCACTGCGAAAGGATCAGACTTCCCTATAATATCCTTATTTGTCAAGTCTTTTGCTTGCACAAGTTTCACCTCCAAAACTCCAACAGGTTTCAACTCTAGATCACTGAAAATATATTGCTATTAATGGGAATGTTCTTTCATACATATGGACACTGTTCATACTACATGGACTAAGATAAAGCGGAGTcacaaaatcattttaaaaaatctcaaacaataGCAATACCTATAATCACCAGGGATAATTGGGATAATTTTTCGGACTGGCCATGTGATGGTATCTTCAATTGCATCCTTGATCATTCCCTGTATAAACATAGGCTCACTATAACTGTACTGTGGCTTCAATGCACATTCTCAGAACAAGATTACAAAATTAACAAACCGAGATTTATCTAAGGTTGACAAACTTCATTTAGACAGTATATTAAGAAAAGGAGATGAGGATCATAGCCTCATAAACTTCATCCAAAAAATACTGATTATTTGAAATACTAATGCATATGTTTTGACAAGAATCCAGAAATTCAATTTAGTCCACCAAAAACAAATCTAATAGCAACTAAAACGTATATAACAGGAATTTTACTTTTACAGTTGACTGCAAACTTCTGCATTTATGTGAAAGAGAGAATAAACAGAATTTTTCAAACCTCAATAGAATCAAATAGACCAGGTATTGCTGATACATCACCACCAACAACTTTGAGTTTGAAATCCAGCTTTTTCTGCAGCGAAAAGTGAGAAATTGTTACGTATTGTATGATTCGGAAATTTAGAAAAACAATATcaatcatgatccaaaaaatataatatttatagcAAATGAAGCCAATAATCTAGATCATGGTGtagaaaataatctttatatcaaataaaactaaattatattaaattatcttacaccaaaaaaaacattttaaatttaactatgGCAATATCATCAATGAGATCATGATTATGACAAAGATTGTGCATGCAAGTAGAATGGTTCTTTGTTTTTCATTCAGGTTCAAGGTACAAAAGTTGATCAACTGTGCATACATTTATGCCATAAATGCATACCGAACTAAATTGTTTCGTTTTCATGTTATTTTTCACCTCAGAAAGAAAGTGAGTACCATATTTTAAGTAAGCAATGTGACATCAACGGTTTCCATTGGGAAATCATGATATGATTGTCATCAGCAAATAAAACTAGGAACTGTAAGGAACATTTAACTTCCACTTCCACAAGATCTAAATTAGGAACCACACAAAGCTGAAATGAGAGCAATCATCCATATATCATATGTTGTAGAGATAATCTCAGTAAACATTCCCTTCTCAAAATAAACCAAAGTAGAAACTTTATCATCTATCAGGAATCTATAACATGTATTGGGGTTAGGTATAAATGAGGGGAATATTCATTGAAGATAAATTATGTAAAGTAGTCCATGAAGTATGAGTAAGAATAAAACATAGTACACAAGTTAGTTAGGGATACAATTGGTATTCTTGATTAATGAAGTGTATGCATAAATTGTATTCTTAGCTAGATATGAATTGAGTTCAAGACTATTATTTCCTcgtctctttttttttaatctatccAATTTCTATGACAAAACCCTAACTCTTCTATAGAAACATACCGGAATCAAGATACTATTAGTTTACATTTCCTAATCTAATTATTATCACATTATAGAAAGTAAAATTAGTTGTTCTAATGCTTTTGTGTAAACACACTTCTGAGATAAATCGAAAACCTAACAGGACAATTTGATAAATGAAggaactttttaaaaataaatctggATACATCTGCAAGTTAATGATTCCTTTAGTTTAATATCCTATAAagctaaaaaatatatacaaacttTACCTTTTCTCTTAAGGAGTAACACACAGCACCAAAACAGGGGAACTCGTCAACAAGAGGTTTAAAGATCAGTCTGAACACACCAGTGAATCCCAGATCTTTAACCTAATTACAGAAACACAGAGAACAATCAGTCTTTTACATTCAATGTTTGACATCTCGTTGAAAAAGAACTTACTTGTATAGGCAGCCCCACTCCGACTCTAGTCTTAATATCAAGTACTATATTAGGATTTCCATCCCAATTCATCTCCAACTCCATTGAAATTCCGCCACTATTATCTTCAATAACTTGGATCCCTAAAGAATAAAACCAAAATCATTATGGTCACCATAAGTATGATGAAGaacaattattttatgtaattaattttccACACTCCAATTATAGCTTTTCCTTTCCTTATCAGAGTATCTCAGAGATGAAGACATGAATTCTCTCCTTcgaatcaaaatattttcagatGTTAAGCATCCATGTTCTAAGGTTTCtataaataactatatatacaCCCAATAACTATTAGCTATGATTGTTTCAACTTATATGTGTATACATTTATTCCCTACTTAACAAACTAAGATGCCAAACCTACTTCTGTAGAAAATTTTCCTTTATCATTTGTCAGATGGACCAGGCAGAGATATGCATATTTATTTTACACAGTCTTAATGATAAAGCCGTGTTCATCCAACAATTTCAATGGAACAAATCCTCTTCTTATAGCCTTTGcttattgtgaatttgtgatgcACTCATATCTTTTTCAACATTTTCCCTTTTCCATGTCTAATATGAACATATAATAACCAGTATCATACACATAGTGGAAGAATGGACAAAGATAAAGGGATTAAACTACAACAACATATGATCAGGACATTTCACTATAAACATGTTCTGTTTTGTACTATATACATACACTATGCAGAAAGTGCAACAATCAAGACAATAATTAGTTCTAATAGATCTCACCTGTGAATTGTGGCGCTACAGTTCCAAGAGTGAGCTTCGAAAATTTCAAGGACGACAATACAATTGGTCTATACTGTTCTAAAATCGGTTCCACATTAGCTTTTATAAGCTCAGATGCTGCCTAAAGAACCAGATTAAGAACAATTATCAATGAATTTGTAAGGATAAAAGAAGATCAAGAATCTAGCCAAATCTATACCTCGTTAACGTATGGCCAGATCTTCGTTAAATGCTGATTAAGCCACTTCAGCTGAAATACAAATAAAGATATTCATATCATATAATTGCATAAAAACAAGGAGGAAACGATGAACAACAGTACTACCTTCTGTCGCTGTGAGAAAACGACCCAAGATGGATAGTAATCAGGTGCGAGAAGCTTTCTAGAATCTTCTAGAGTCATCCGTGCAAAAGCCGCTACAGTTCTCGCCTGAAAAATGATGAAAACTAGAGCTCAATTTCCTTTTAAGATATGAAAAGGCGTAGTAGGTCAATCAATATGTCAGAATCAGAATCAGAATGAAGCTTACAAGTACTGTGCGGCGTTTAGATCGAGCATTTTCAGAACGAACAAAGAGGACGATTAAAGCGAGGCCAACTGTGATTCCGATAACGAGTCCAAACACGAACGACATTTGTTCTCTCAGAGATCGTAGCTGACGATCTGGATGGAAGTTGAAAGGTTTTCTGATTGTAAAGTGATGAAAGTAACTAGAGATTTGATGTTGAAGTTCGTTCAGATGAGgaattcgaattcaaattcaaatttgtttaCAGGTGGAAGAGATTGGATGATCCATCCATCCAATTGTTAGATAACCGAGCTAAGGAAGAAGACACGCTGACGAGAGTAGCCCTTTGTAATGACTCTTATACATATTtgattaagagagagaaagagaaattgGATGACTAGTTTTAGGGTCATTTCTTCTTTGATTCGGACTTGTTTGgtttagattttgtttttaaaaaccattttattaaaattttataaaaaaaatatatatatatacattaataatatatatatatataatgatgcttactTTTTAAAGTGTCAGGGATTGAAaactgtagttaatttggatatatatgtgagagtaaatggatatttgctTGGATTATGGGTTGATTCTCtccccataaacttaaaacggttaaaaataaaataaaatatgttataggtatttttatcttaatattttttttacgattttttatattattattacttgtgTATATTACTTGTGTAAATGCACAGGATAAATGTTAGTTTagttaataaactaaataacttaaatagaaaaatgattAGGAGAAAATTATATCGTTATTCCTCAATCTATTACtcttcataatttaattatttaaagaatttaataatacaataattaaaagttatttgGATTAATCTCATGTCAAACAAGCTCCAATGAATTGACTTCAATTCAtctttaacataaaatatataataatttaactacttGTATtctgttaatatataattaatccaACTGTTTCTAATAGTTAATAATAACTAtctattttttactaaaaactattttatcacattttaatttttttaaccattttgttattaaatttattaattaaaatattaaaatacacttactttatttttataaaataaataaaaaaaatattataataaattaacaaaaaaatctaaatttattttttcaaatagtcTCTTGGAACTTGTTATATATTCCCAATcattttaagttaataaattttaaaaaattaatttaaaaaacattaaatcaaacaaagatTTCACTTAAAACACATAAGACCA includes:
- the LOC124941672 gene encoding synaptotagmin-5, which encodes MSFVFGLVIGITVGLALIVLFVRSENARSKRRTVLARTVAAFARMTLEDSRKLLAPDYYPSWVVFSQRQKLKWLNQHLTKIWPYVNEAASELIKANVEPILEQYRPIVLSSLKFSKLTLGTVAPQFTGIQVIEDNSGGISMELEMNWDGNPNIVLDIKTRVGVGLPIQVKDLGFTGVFRLIFKPLVDEFPCFGAVCYSLREKKKLDFKLKVVGGDVSAIPGLFDSIEGMIKDAIEDTITWPVRKIIPIIPGDYSDLELKPVGVLEVKLVQAKDLTNKDIIGKSDPFAVVYIRPLPDRMKTSKIINNELCPVWNEHFEFIVEDDTTQHLVVKVYDDEGLQAAELIGCAQIKLNELVPGKVKDVWLKLVKDLEVQRDNKNRGQVHLELLYCPFSMKNSEFVNPFGSKYSMTSLEKILKDGAERNEINGNGKETDRKKDVIVRGVLSVTVISADDLPPADLMGKADPYVVVTMKKTGSKNKTRVVNDSLNPIWNQTFDFVVEDGLHDMLLLEVWDHDTFGKDYMGRCILTLTRVLLEGEYKESFELEGAKSGKLNLNLKWVSQSIYRDSY